One part of the Arabidopsis thaliana chromosome 4, partial sequence genome encodes these proteins:
- a CDS encoding S-adenosyl-L-methionine-dependent methyltransferases superfamily protein (S-adenosyl-L-methionine-dependent methyltransferases superfamily protein; FUNCTIONS IN: methyltransferase activity; INVOLVED IN: biological_process unknown; LOCATED IN: chloroplast; CONTAINS InterPro DOMAIN/s: Leucine carboxyl methyltransferase (InterPro:IPR007213); Has 35333 Blast hits to 34131 proteins in 2444 species: Archae - 798; Bacteria - 22429; Metazoa - 974; Fungi - 991; Plants - 531; Viruses - 0; Other Eukaryotes - 9610 (source: NCBI BLink).), which yields MIYLKPLVPSEVLASSSFKKSAISLRMQSLCAPPPVHFPATAIRRCRTPTLAVRSLRAENEPSIQSALVSASHRLRETNRTEPLFIDPYAACFLPPYTKKDLDIHEQQQHYCLATKFIDDKLLEIAKRIDGLKQVVLFTDGMDTRPYRLNWPTSTMIFDVSPEKVFEIASEKLQGVGARIPKSCLFFHIPVEFENIEQRLRSKGFSGNRPSIWAMQGLPLESQSGFEAILSAISSLAMNECYLIGELPTNITLQSDLSKWMEKLFMSNGFRVKIVSYEEIAASLGVVLHSPVNHDTVLFIAQQLKFSDDQMETWRQEFQRVEEDGDEQGFEEL from the exons atgatctACTTGAAACCTCTGGTTCCGTCAGAGGTGTTAGCTTCGTCTTCATTCAAAAAGTCAGCGATATCATTACGGATGCAGAGTCTATGTGCTCCTCCTCCTGTACACTTTCCGGCCACCGCAATCCGTCGCTGTCGAACTCCGACGCTCGCCGTTCGTTCCTTACGAGCAGAGAATGAGCCTTCGATTCAATCAGCTTTAGTTTCAGCGTCTCATCGTCTGCGAGAAACCAATCGAACAG AGCCTCTTTTCATCGACCCGTATGCCGCTTGTTTCTTACCTCCTTACACAAAGAAGGATTTGGACATccatgaacaacaacaacattactGTCTTGCAACAAAGTTCATCGATGATAAGTTGTTAGAAATAGCTAAACGCATTGATGGGCTAAAGCAG GTTGTATTGTTCACAGATGGGATGGATACTCGACCTTATAGGCTTAATTGGCCAACTTCCACTATGATCTTTGATGTATCACCGGAAAAAGTTTTCGAAATAGCATCTGAAAAGCTTCAAG GCGTGGGAGCTAGGATCCCTAAAAGTTGCTTATTCTTTCACATTCCCGTGGAATTCGAGAACATAGAGCAACGTTTACGCTCAAAAGGGTTTAGTGGGAATCGGCCTAGTATATGGGCAATGCAG GGCTTACCTTTGGAGTCACAATCAGGTTTTGAAGCTATTCTATCGGCCATTAGTAGCTTGGCCATGAATGAATGCTATCTCATAGGAGAATTGCCTACAAATATAACACTACAG TCGGATTTGTCAAAGTGGATGGAGAAACTGTTCATGAGCAATGGTTTTCGGGTGAAAATAGTTAGCTATGAAGAGATTGCTGCAAGTTTAGGTGTGGTATTACATTCACCAGTAAACCATGACACGGTTCTCTTTATCGCACAACAGCTCAAGTTTTCAGATGATCAG ATGGAGACATGGAGACAAGAATTTCaaagagtagaagaagatggagatgaacAAGGATTTGAAGAGCTCtga
- a CDS encoding S-adenosyl-L-methionine-dependent methyltransferases superfamily protein (S-adenosyl-L-methionine-dependent methyltransferases superfamily protein; FUNCTIONS IN: methyltransferase activity; INVOLVED IN: biological_process unknown; LOCATED IN: chloroplast; CONTAINS InterPro DOMAIN/s: Leucine carboxyl methyltransferase (InterPro:IPR007213); Has 30201 Blast hits to 17322 proteins in 780 species: Archae - 12; Bacteria - 1396; Metazoa - 17338; Fungi - 3422; Plants - 5037; Viruses - 0; Other Eukaryotes - 2996 (source: NCBI BLink).) has product MIYLKPLVPSEVLASSSFKKSAISLRMQSLCAPPPVHFPATAIRRCRTPTLAVRSLRAENEPSIQSALVSASHRLRETNRTEPLFIDPYAACFLPPYTKKDLDIHEQQQHYCLATKFIDDKLLEIAKRIDGLKQVVLFTDGMDTRPYRLNWPTSTMIFDVSPEKVFEIASEKLQGVGARIPKSCLFFHIPVEFENIEQRLRSKGFSGNRPSIWAMQGLPLESQSGFEAILSAISSLAMNECYLIGELPTNITLQSDLSKWMEKLFMSNGFRVKIVSYEEIAASLGVVLHSPVNHDTVLFIAQQLKFSDDQVMNVTTG; this is encoded by the exons atgatctACTTGAAACCTCTGGTTCCGTCAGAGGTGTTAGCTTCGTCTTCATTCAAAAAGTCAGCGATATCATTACGGATGCAGAGTCTATGTGCTCCTCCTCCTGTACACTTTCCGGCCACCGCAATCCGTCGCTGTCGAACTCCGACGCTCGCCGTTCGTTCCTTACGAGCAGAGAATGAGCCTTCGATTCAATCAGCTTTAGTTTCAGCGTCTCATCGTCTGCGAGAAACCAATCGAACAG AGCCTCTTTTCATCGACCCGTATGCCGCTTGTTTCTTACCTCCTTACACAAAGAAGGATTTGGACATccatgaacaacaacaacattactGTCTTGCAACAAAGTTCATCGATGATAAGTTGTTAGAAATAGCTAAACGCATTGATGGGCTAAAGCAG GTTGTATTGTTCACAGATGGGATGGATACTCGACCTTATAGGCTTAATTGGCCAACTTCCACTATGATCTTTGATGTATCACCGGAAAAAGTTTTCGAAATAGCATCTGAAAAGCTTCAAG GCGTGGGAGCTAGGATCCCTAAAAGTTGCTTATTCTTTCACATTCCCGTGGAATTCGAGAACATAGAGCAACGTTTACGCTCAAAAGGGTTTAGTGGGAATCGGCCTAGTATATGGGCAATGCAG GGCTTACCTTTGGAGTCACAATCAGGTTTTGAAGCTATTCTATCGGCCATTAGTAGCTTGGCCATGAATGAATGCTATCTCATAGGAGAATTGCCTACAAATATAACACTACAG TCGGATTTGTCAAAGTGGATGGAGAAACTGTTCATGAGCAATGGTTTTCGGGTGAAAATAGTTAGCTATGAAGAGATTGCTGCAAGTTTAGGTGTGGTATTACATTCACCAGTAAACCATGACACGGTTCTCTTTATCGCACAACAGCTCAAGTTTTCAGATGATCAGGTAATGAATGTCACAACTGGCTAG